From a region of the Latilactobacillus sakei genome:
- a CDS encoding methionine--tRNA ligase (methionine--tRNA ligase; MetRS; adds methionine to tRNA(Met) with cleavage of ATP to AMP and diphosphate; some MetRS enzymes form dimers depending on a C-terminal domain that is also found in other proteins such as Trbp111 in Aquifex aeolicus and the cold-shock protein CsaA from Bacillus subtilis while others do not; four subfamilies exist based on sequence motifs and zinc content) yields the protein MADKKPTFYVTTPIYYPSGKLTIGNSYTTIAADVIARYKRLMGFDVFFLTGTDEHGLKLEQKAAEKNLAPQAYVDGMAEEIQALWKTLEISNDKFIRTTDDYHVKAVQKIFDRLVEQGDIYLGQYEGWYSVSDEEYFTESQLTEVYKDENGKVIGGKAPSGHEVQRVAEETYKFKMSKYADRLLAYYEEHADFIEPASRKNEMINNFIKPGLEDLSVSRISFDWGIHVTGNPKHVVYVWLDALSNYITALGYGSDDDQLFNKYWPADVHLVGKEIVRFHAIYWPIFLMALGLPLPKQIFGHGWLLMKDGKMSKSKGNVVYPEMLVERYGLDALRYYLMRAIPFGNDGVFTPEDFVSRINYDLANDLGNLLNRTVAMINKYDDGHVPSYQADVTAFDADLQATATQTIAQYSTLMDQLKFSDALDTIWQLISRANKYIDETEPWVLAKDDSRKAELDSVLAHLAESLRIVALLLQPVMTHAPREMFAQLGLDFDQEAQREMVYGHFPSDIKVIAKGTPIFPRLDLDEEVAYIKEQMMAAQKAGLVNEKVKAKQAAAEEVADFDPKATELVSEKDAIKFEDFDQSEIRVAEIKAVSKVEGADKLLKFRLDAGDQGDRQIISGIAEFYPDFEKLVGKKVLAVTNLKPRKLRGELSQGMLLSAEHGSDVELVVVPSNLVNGSQIG from the coding sequence ATGGCAGACAAGAAACCAACTTTTTACGTAACAACCCCCATCTATTATCCTTCTGGTAAATTAACCATCGGGAACTCATACACGACCATCGCAGCGGACGTCATTGCACGTTACAAACGCTTGATGGGTTTTGATGTCTTCTTCTTAACCGGGACTGACGAACATGGTTTGAAACTCGAACAAAAAGCAGCTGAAAAAAATCTAGCCCCACAAGCTTACGTGGATGGAATGGCTGAAGAAATTCAAGCACTATGGAAGACACTTGAAATTTCAAACGATAAATTTATCCGCACAACAGACGATTACCACGTGAAAGCTGTTCAAAAGATTTTTGATCGGTTAGTGGAACAAGGTGATATCTATCTTGGCCAATACGAAGGTTGGTATTCTGTTTCGGATGAAGAATACTTCACGGAATCACAATTAACGGAAGTCTACAAAGACGAAAACGGTAAGGTCATCGGTGGTAAGGCCCCTTCAGGTCACGAAGTTCAACGTGTTGCCGAAGAAACTTACAAGTTCAAGATGAGCAAGTATGCCGATCGTTTATTAGCATACTATGAAGAACACGCTGATTTTATCGAACCAGCATCACGTAAAAACGAAATGATCAACAACTTCATCAAACCTGGTTTGGAAGACTTATCCGTTTCACGGATTTCATTTGATTGGGGGATTCATGTTACAGGCAATCCTAAGCACGTTGTTTACGTGTGGTTAGATGCTTTATCAAACTACATCACAGCTCTTGGTTATGGTTCAGATGACGATCAATTATTCAACAAATACTGGCCAGCTGATGTTCACTTGGTGGGTAAAGAAATTGTGCGTTTCCATGCGATTTACTGGCCAATCTTCTTGATGGCCCTTGGTTTGCCATTACCAAAACAAATCTTTGGTCACGGTTGGTTATTGATGAAAGACGGTAAGATGTCTAAATCTAAGGGGAACGTTGTTTACCCTGAAATGTTAGTTGAACGTTACGGTTTAGATGCGCTTCGTTATTACTTAATGCGTGCCATTCCATTTGGTAACGACGGCGTCTTCACACCAGAAGATTTTGTCAGCCGGATCAATTATGACCTAGCCAACGATTTAGGGAACCTCTTAAACCGGACAGTCGCAATGATCAACAAATACGATGATGGTCACGTGCCAAGTTACCAAGCTGACGTCACCGCTTTTGATGCTGACTTACAAGCAACTGCAACGCAAACAATTGCCCAATATTCAACGTTAATGGATCAATTGAAATTCTCAGATGCGCTTGATACAATCTGGCAATTAATCAGTCGTGCTAATAAATATATCGACGAAACAGAACCATGGGTTTTAGCTAAAGATGACAGTCGCAAGGCTGAACTCGATAGTGTCTTAGCACACTTAGCAGAAAGTTTACGGATTGTGGCCCTCTTATTACAACCAGTCATGACACATGCCCCACGGGAAATGTTTGCGCAATTAGGCCTTGATTTTGATCAAGAAGCACAACGCGAAATGGTTTACGGCCACTTCCCAAGTGATATTAAAGTGATTGCTAAAGGGACACCAATCTTCCCACGTCTTGATTTAGATGAAGAAGTGGCTTACATCAAGGAACAAATGATGGCTGCTCAAAAAGCTGGTTTGGTGAACGAAAAAGTGAAAGCTAAACAAGCAGCTGCAGAAGAAGTCGCTGATTTTGATCCTAAGGCCACTGAATTAGTCAGCGAAAAAGATGCAATTAAATTCGAAGATTTCGATCAATCAGAAATTCGGGTTGCGGAAATCAAAGCTGTTTCTAAGGTAGAAGGCGCTGATAAACTCTTGAAGTTCCGGTTAGATGCCGGTGATCAAGGTGATCGCCAAATCATTTCAGGCATTGCAGAATTCTACCCAGATTTCGAAAAACTAGTCGGCAAGAAAGTCTTAGCCGTTACTAACTTGAAACCACGTAAATTACGTGGTGAATTGAGCCAAGGTATGTTGCTTTCAGCAGAACACGGTTCAGATGTTGAATTGGTAGTTGTACCTAGTAACTTAGTGAACGGTTCACAAATTGGTTAA
- a CDS encoding DUF72 domain-containing protein — protein MITIGLTTWSEHQSLMPEKKQLTLNDYAQFLPIVEVDSFYYALQAPTVSAKWLQQVPRQFQFIVKAHKAMTKQEDYADFTSTEKELFVRYKQSIQPLLDAGQLTAVLFQFPPFFQLNQENVQYLRRIRTWLPAVPIAVEFRNGTWYEEAYKQNMFAFLKQLKMTHVIADEAQTPTNSVPFEPVVTNPDFAMLRLHGRNMAGWQNPGAMWRKQRTLYRYNADELQRFAATVQQLTKQAKEVAIIFNNNSGGDAADNALALQQILGITFENLAPKGPEQTSLF, from the coding sequence ATGATCACGATTGGTTTAACCACTTGGAGTGAGCACCAGTCCTTAATGCCGGAAAAAAAGCAGCTGACGTTGAACGATTACGCGCAATTCTTGCCAATTGTCGAGGTTGATAGTTTTTATTATGCGCTACAAGCACCAACCGTCAGCGCTAAGTGGCTGCAGCAAGTACCGCGCCAATTTCAGTTTATCGTCAAAGCCCATAAGGCAATGACCAAACAGGAAGATTACGCGGACTTCACTAGTACGGAGAAGGAATTGTTTGTTCGTTACAAACAATCGATTCAACCGCTCTTAGATGCAGGACAATTAACGGCAGTCTTGTTTCAGTTCCCGCCGTTTTTTCAATTGAATCAGGAAAATGTGCAGTACTTGAGACGCATTCGCACGTGGTTGCCCGCTGTGCCGATTGCGGTCGAGTTTCGTAATGGCACTTGGTACGAGGAAGCTTACAAGCAGAACATGTTTGCTTTTTTAAAGCAGTTAAAAATGACGCACGTGATTGCTGACGAAGCGCAGACGCCCACCAATAGTGTCCCGTTTGAACCAGTTGTGACGAATCCGGACTTTGCAATGCTCCGGTTGCATGGCCGTAATATGGCCGGTTGGCAGAATCCCGGCGCAATGTGGCGTAAACAACGGACCCTTTATCGTTATAACGCGGATGAATTGCAACGGTTTGCCGCAACGGTTCAACAGCTAACCAAGCAGGCTAAAGAAGTCGCGATTATCTTCAATAATAATTCCGGTGGGGATGCCGCTGATAACGCCTTAGCCTTACAACAAATATTAGGGATTACGTTCGAAAATTTAGCGCCCAAAGGCCCGGAACAAACGTCGCTATTTTAG